A region of Siniperca chuatsi isolate FFG_IHB_CAS linkage group LG23, ASM2008510v1, whole genome shotgun sequence DNA encodes the following proteins:
- the ptprz1b gene encoding receptor-type tyrosine-protein phosphatase zeta isoform X3, producing METAVLRTDIFICQLLLFSQIVVAAEPLGRGLRKIPEDIKWSYSGTLNQHNWGKKYLSCNSARQSPVDIDETFTQVRLQYQNLQLEGWDVLTAESSTIHNNGKTVAISVEGEFFVSGGGLSSRFRVGRITFHWGRCNATSDGSEHSLNGMKYPLEMQIYCYDPDDFQSLDDAIREGGRTAALAVLFEISLEDNENFSPVIEAINTVSRFGKSGSMEAFTLRSLLPNNTDKYYIYNGSLTAPPCSETVEWIVFKHTVAISETQLEVFCEVMTMEQAGYVMLTDYLQNNFREQQQQFMGQVFASYTGVEDVLTPTCSSEPENIQADAQNDTTIMVTWERPRVVYDTTIDWYTITYQRLQGQDQSKQEYRTDGDQDVGAIIPSLLANSSYVVQVVAVCTNGLRGRWSDQIIVDMPLEDPESDSDPDAVTKDLKGNREVSSKARWEKPENQNQVYLSPEDHSPVEEIPVEQTRVYQNQPTHHQSQARDQTQANQNLPVQVSTRSSPKTPSESAVLPKTRLNTNGKKKPGRNRSKPDDMDQNWIDEDRRIPTHRPFTKVGFDGNGAIWVTEVTEQPGFLFPVARTTTLPTIRRQITEEASLSVLPNQSRDHGPSDQAGESGLPSSQSDLYTPPVEDIQVTDIFYEDTVNNSPLETTTSAATVPAAAVVPGNKVDKVSPPSSEDSDAPANKPLPETITSVSSTPSPLWITARAATASNTLAESVYKSFTTSSLLRVLMHTTQPMFNEGSNSSHESRVGLVGGVEREKRTVVPLAVVSTLTILCLLVLVGILIYWRNCFQAANFYPDDSASPKVISVPSTPLLLATDGYEPLTVKQFVKHVMELHTNNTFSKEFEIVKESYEEVQACTVDMGITADSSNHPDNKSKNRYINILAYDHSRVKLSSSLDRDGKCGDYINANFVDGYERTRAYIAAQGPLRAGREDFWRMIWQQSVGVIVMITNLKEKGRTKCDQYWPEENQEEYGPYQVTLKSSKNLAYYTLRTFTVRDTTNKASQKKVEHTVLHYHYTQWPDMGVPEYTLPVLSFIRASSRARTQEMGPVLVHCSAGVGRTGTYIVIDSMLQQIQDQGTVNVLGFLKHVRTQRNFLVQTEEQYVFIHDALVEAILSRDTSVTSDLLHTYVSDLLTPGASGRTRMDKQFKLISQRQAKHADYSTALRDGNAERNRARALMPVERSRVCLTASETNSTGYINASYVMGHHHSKEFIVSQTPLSSTVADFWRMIWEHNTYTVVRLPDTHCQSEEGKSCVYWPSKDQPMSFEGFTVSYSGEEHVCLSNDERLLVQDFTLESPQNDYVLAVRQYSATCWPNPDSPIRNSFELVNTVREHSRHSDRPTVIHDPLGGATSGLFCALTTLSSLLEEEGAVDVYQVARMTNLMRPGVFNDIEQYQYLYRAVLSLVSSQEDQRALQSPETNGSVPLGQTNIAESLESLM from the exons GTACCCTGAACCAGCACAACTGGGGTAAGAAGTACCTGTCCTGTAACAGCGCCAGGCAGTCTCCTGTGGACATCGACGAGACGTTTACCCAAGTAAGGCTGCAGTACCAGAATCTACAGCTCGAAGGCTGGGACGTACTGACAGCAGAGTCCAGCACCATCCACAACAACGGGAAGACTG tggcCATCAGTGTGGAGGGAGAGTTTTTTGTGAGTGGAGGAGGGCTGAGCTCCAGGTTCCGTGTTGGTAGAATCACCTTTCACTGGGGTCGCTGCAATGCAACGTCAGATGGGTCTGAACACAGCCTGAATGGGATGAAATACCCTCTGGAG ATGCAGATTTACTGTTATGATCCAGATGACTTCCAAAGTCTGGATGATGCTAttagggaaggagggaggaccGCTGCCTTGGCTGTGCTCTTTGAG ATCAGCTTGGAAGACAACGAGAACTTCAGTCCTGTTATAGAGGCCATCAACACTGTCAGCCGGTTTG GTAAGAGCGGGTCGATGGAAGCTTTCACCTTGCGGTCCTTGCTGCCTAATAACACAGATAAATATTACATCTACAATGGCTCACTAACTGCACCTCCCTGCTCTGAAACGGTGGAATGGATCGTCTTTAAACACACTGTGGCCATATCAGAAACACAG TTGGAGGTGTTTTGTGAGGTGATGACGATGGAGCAGGCTGGATATGTGATGCTGACGGATTACCTGCAGAACAACTTcagggagcagcagcagcagttcatGGGTCAGGTGTTTGCCTCGTACACCGGAGTGGAGGACGTGCTCACACCCA CCTGCAGCTCGGAGCCAGAGAACATTCAGGCTGATGCCCAGAACGACACAACCATCATGGTAACGTGGGAGCGCCCCCGCGTGGTTTATGACACAACCATCGACTGGTACACCATCACCTACCAGAGGCTGCAGGGCCAAGACCAGAGCAAGCAGGAGTACAGGACAGACGGCGACCAGGATGTG GGTGCTATCATCCCCAGCCTGCTGGCCAACAGCAGCTATGTGGTTCAGGTAGTTGCTGTCTGCACCAACGGACTCAGAGGACGATGGAGCGACCAGATTATAGTAGACATGCCGTTAGAAGACCCTg aAAGTGATTCAGATCCCGACGCTGTCACAAAAGATTTGAAAGGCAACAGGGAG GTCTCATCTAAAGCCAGATGGGAGAAGCCAGAGAACCAGAATCAGGTATATTTGTCTCCAGAGGACCACAGCCCTGTGGAGGAGATCCCAGTGGAGCAGACCAGGGTTTACCAGAACCAACCTACACACCACCAGAGCCAGGCCAGAGACCAAACCCAAGCGAACCAGAACCTCCCGGTCCAGGTCAGCACCCGTTCAAGCCCAAAGACTCCCTCTGAGTCTGCCGTTCTACCGAAAACTCGACTCAACACGAATGGGAAAAAGAAACCGGGCCGGAACAGGTCTAAACCCGATGATATGGACCAGAACTGGATTGACGAGGACCGGAGGATCCCAACACACCGGCCGTTCACTAAAGTGGGTTTTGACGGCAACGGTGCAATATGGGTAACTGAAGTAACTGAGCAGCCGGGCTTCCTGTTTCCAGTTGCTCGGACAACCACCCTGCCAACGATCCGCCGACAAATCACAGAAGAGGCCTCATTGTCAGTGCTGCCAAATCAG TCAAGGGATCACGGTCCATCAGACCAAGCCGGTGAAAGTGGCCTCCCTTCTTCCCAGTCGGACCTCTACACCCCTCCTGTGGAGGACATCCAAGTCACAGATATCTTCTATGAAGACACAGTCAACAACTCTCCACTAGAAACCACCACCTCTGCCGCAACagtgcctgctgctgctgtggtgcCAG GTAATAAAGTGGACAAAGTCTCCCCGCCGTCCTCTGAAGACAGCGATGCCCCTGCGAACAAACCTCTACCAGAAACGATCACCTCGGTttcctccaccccctcccccctctggatCACAGCAAGGGCAGCAACCGCCAGCAACACACTCGCTGAGTCAGTCTACAAGTCATTCAccacctcctctcttctcaGGGTGCTGATGCATACAACCCAGCCCATGTTTAACG agggcagcaacagcagccatGAGTCTCGGGTCGGGCTGGTCGGCGGtgtggagagggagaagaggacaGTCGTTCCTCTGGCTGTTGTCTCCACTCTCACCATCCTCTGTCTGCTGGTACTGGTGGGCATACTCATCTACtggag AAACTGTTTCCAGGCAGCTAATTTCTACCCAGATGACAGTGCATCACCTAAAGTCATATCTGTTCCATCTACACCCCTACTGCTGGctacag ACGGTTACGAGCCACTGACAGTGAAGCAGTTTGTGAAGCATGTCATGGAGCTGCACACCAACAACACCTTCTCCAAGGAGTTTGAG ATTGTCAAAGAATCCTATGAG GAGGTGCAGGCTTGCACAGTGGACATGGGCATCACTGCCGACAGCTCCAATCATCCCGACAACAAAAGCAAGAACAGATATATCAACATACTGGCCT ATGACCACAGTAGAGTCAAGCTCTCCAGCAGTTTGGACAGAGATGGGAAATGTGGGGACTACATCAACGCTAACTTTGTGGAT GGTTATGAGAGAACGAGGGCGTACATCGCAGCTCAGGGGCCTCTCAGAGCGGGCAGGGAAGACTTCTGGAGGATGATCTGGCAGCAGAGTGTTGGCGTTATTGTCATGATCACCAACCTCAAGGAGAAAGGACGG ACAAAATGTGACCAGTACTGGCCGGAGGAGAACCAGGAGGAATACGGTCCATACCAGGTGACCCTGAAAAGCAGCAAGAACCTCGCTTACTACACACTGCGGACGTTCACTGTCAGAGATACCACAAATAAG GCTTCTCAGAAGAAAGTTGAACACACAGTCCTCCATTATCACTACACCCAGTGGCCAGACATGGGTGTCCCAGAATACACTCTGCCCGTCCTGTCCTTCATCAGAGCATCCTCCCGGGCGCGGACACAGGAGATGGGACCTGTACTGGTACACTGCAG TGCCGGTGTAGGAAGGACAGGAACCTACATAGTGATAGACAGCATGCTACAGCAGATCCAGGATCAGGGCACAGTGAACGTTCTTGGTTTCCTAAAACATGTCCGGACACAGAGGAACTTCCTGGTTCAGACGGAG GAGCAGTACGTGTTCATCCATGATGCTCTGGTGGAGGCCATCTTGAGCCGTGACacctctgtgacctctgacctcctccaCACTTATGTGTCTGACCTCCTGACCCCTGGGGCGTCAGGCAGGACACGCATGGACAAACAGTTCAAA ttgATCAGTCAGCGTCAGGCGAAGCACGCAGACTACAGCACCGCCCTGAGAGACGGCAATGCTGAGAGGAACAGAGCCAGAGCTCTGATGCCTG TGGAAAGATCAAGAGTCTGCCTGACCGCTTCAGAAacaaactccacagggtacatCAACGCCTCCTACGTCATG GGACACCACCACAGTAAGGAGTTCATAGTGAGCCAGACTCCTCTGAGCAGCACAGTGGCAGATTTCTGGAGAATGATCTGGGaacacaacacatacactgTTGTCCGTCTGccagacacacactgtcag AGTGAAGAGGGGAAGTCTTGTGTTTACTGGCCCAGTAAAGACCAGCCAATGAGCTTTGAGGGTTTCACTGTGTCGTACTCTGGAGAGGAGCACGTATGTCTGTCCAATGACGAGAGACTTTTAGTGCAGGACTTTACATTGGAGTCtccacag AACGATTACGTGTTGGCGGTGCGTCAGTacagcgccacctgctggcccAACCCAGACAGTCCCATCAGGAACAGTTTTGAGCTGGTCAACACAGTCAGAGAGCacagcagacactcagacaGACCTACAGTCATACATGATCC gctggGAGGTGCTACATCAGGGCTGTTCTGTGCCCTCACCACCCTGTCCAGTCTGctagaggaggagggagcagtAGACGTCTACCAGGTGGCACGGATGACCAACCTCATGAGGCCTGGGGTTTTTAATGATATA GAGCAGTACCAGTATCTGTACCGAGCTGTGCTGAGTCTGGTGAGCAGCCAGGAAGACCAGAGAGCCCTGCAGAGTCCAGAAACCAACGGATCTGTACCACTGGGACAGACTAACATCGCTGAGAGCCTGGAGTCACTCAtgtag